A part of Thermodesulfobacteriota bacterium genomic DNA contains:
- a CDS encoding polysaccharide biosynthesis/export family protein: protein MVYSKGNLYTAIFLVAAVLACGPKSPESMLPKEYTATSEEEKETNLLNRRIAAEAFTQSVTDDYKIGPGDLLDVSVYEAADLSDTVRVNANGMVTYPLLGEVELGGLTAREAEQRLEELIEAKYVKDPHITVFVKEYRSKQVAVIGAVNKPGNYELLGKGRLLDALALAGGLKPDSGRVAYVAHQGQDGQVEIDLDQLLVKGDPQLNLPISMGDTIFVPEAGTFYVNGAFKKPGSFRLTDNVTVSQAVQIAGGLSTGAQASDAKLIRYKDGQREVIPVDLDAIEEGAQKDIALQDQDVLYVGKNPIIALFQTIRIGMRFFPFYVTGSAPE from the coding sequence ATGGTTTACAGTAAAGGAAATTTATATACAGCCATTTTTCTCGTGGCTGCAGTCTTAGCGTGCGGACCCAAGAGCCCCGAATCAATGCTTCCCAAAGAATACACGGCCACTTCAGAGGAAGAGAAAGAGACTAATCTATTGAACCGAAGGATTGCTGCGGAGGCGTTTACGCAATCGGTAACTGATGACTATAAAATCGGCCCTGGAGACCTTTTGGATGTCAGTGTGTATGAGGCCGCTGACTTGAGTGACACGGTGAGGGTTAATGCAAACGGTATGGTGACTTACCCCCTTTTGGGTGAGGTAGAACTGGGCGGGCTTACTGCAAGAGAGGCGGAGCAGAGGCTCGAGGAGCTTATAGAGGCCAAGTACGTGAAGGACCCTCACATTACAGTCTTTGTCAAAGAATATAGGAGTAAACAGGTTGCGGTCATCGGAGCAGTGAACAAGCCGGGTAACTATGAGTTATTGGGTAAAGGGAGGCTTCTGGATGCTCTGGCGCTAGCCGGGGGGCTTAAACCGGATTCAGGGAGGGTGGCCTACGTAGCCCACCAAGGCCAGGACGGGCAGGTGGAGATAGATTTAGACCAACTGCTGGTTAAAGGGGATCCCCAATTAAATCTACCGATAAGCATGGGGGATACGATCTTTGTCCCGGAGGCCGGAACGTTCTATGTAAACGGCGCATTCAAAAAGCCGGGGTCATTTCGACTCACGGACAACGTTACCGTGAGCCAAGCCGTACAAATAGCCGGGGGGTTATCTACCGGTGCTCAAGCCTCGGATGCAAAGCTTATCCGCTACAAAGACGGCCAGAGAGAGGTAATCCCGGTTGACTTAGATGCCATCGAAGAAGGGGCGCAAAAGGATATCGCTTTGCAGGACCAAGATGTTTTATACGTCGGTAAAAATCCGATTATAGCTCTATTTCAAACGATTAGAATAGGGATGCGCTTTTTCCCGTTTTACGTAACTGGCTCGGCGCCTGAGTGA